CATACGCCGGCTGCGCCACACCAGCCGCAGCAAGATGCTGAAGGCTTACCTGGGCTAGGGATCACTAGCAGCAGAGCCCCCCTCAAAAGGGATTTGTACCGAACTTTCAGCAGTGAGCAGGTTCGCATAAAGAGCCTGCTCACTCTGTGTTGTTTGGCCCTTTGCAAATAACCCCCAGGTAGTACCCTGGTCTCCAGCTCATCGAAACCTGATTTCATCAACAACTCCATGAATAAGGAGTGGGTATTCGCTGTGCACGGGAGCTGCCAGTTACAGCACCATACTCCTCCGAGGAAGGCACAGGTAGTACGTTAGTACGTACGTATCACCCACCTTTCGGGCAGAACACCACACGCCTGGCAAACCCCTGAGTGCGCAAATACCTACCAGGCCAACAGCTCGCCCAGCCGGGCCGCTACTTTTTCGGCACTGGGCAGATAGGCGGCTTCCAAGCCCGAGTTAAGCGGAATGGCGGGGGTATTCTCGCTACCTACCAGCTGCACAGGGGCATCCAGGCGGGTAAAGAACCGGGTAGCAATACGGCCCGTAAGGGCTTCGGCAAAGCTGTTGGGGGCTGGCTCTTCAGTTACCACCATCACCTTGCCATGCCGCAGCACCACCTCAGTTATCAGCGGCCAGTCTAGCGGTTCCAGCGAGCGTAGGTCTACGATCTCTACCTGGCCCGGGTACTGCAGGCTCGCATTCAGGGCCCAGTGCACACCCATTCCCCAGGTTACTACAGCACAGGTATCCCCCTCCGCCAGCTTTTGGGGGTCGGCAGCCTGGGCTACCCGCCCCTTGCCCAGCGGCACCACATAGTCTCGGTCTGGCTCGGGGGTCATGGCGGCCTTGGTGCCAGGCACCTTGCTCCAGTACAGGCCCTTGTGCTCTAGTAGCACCACGGGATTGGGATCGTAAAATGCGGCCTTAAAGAGGCCCTTCATATCTGCCGCATTGCTGGGGTAGGCAATCTTCACCCCCCGGATGTTGGCAATCACGCTCTCTAGGCTGCTGCTGTGAAAGGGCCCGCCACTGCCATAGGCGCCCAGTGGCACGCGTATCAGGCTCTGGGCATTCCACTTTCCGTTGCTCAGGTAGTAGCTGCGGCTCAGCTCGGCAAACAGCTGGTTCAGCCCAGGCCATATATAGTCCATAAACTGAACCTCCACCACAGGCTTGGCACCCACAGCACTCATCCCCACGGTGGAGCCTATGATGTAGGCCTCCTGAATGGGTGTGTTGAACACGCGGTCTCGCCCAAACTTCTGGGCTAGCGTGGCAGCCTCGCGAAAAACGCCACCCAGCCGGTGGCCCACATCCTGGCCATATAGCAGGCTCTCGGGCACATCCTCCAGTATCTCCTGCATGGCGTGCAGCGCGGCATCCACCATCACCACCTTTTCGGCCCCGGCAGGCTCGCGTGTTCCCTTCTCCGTGTGGATGGGTGTGGGGGCGTAGATGTGTGTAAAAAGCTCTGTTGGCTCGGCAGCGGCCCGTGCTTTCTCAAAGGCGGCACGCACCTCGGCAAAGGCTTCTTCGGCCAGCTGGTCCAGCTCGGCCACAGGCACACCCGAGCCCAGTAGTGCCTGCCTAAACCGGGGATAGGGGTCTTGGCTCGCGGCCTCGCTCCACTCCTCCGCCTCGCGGTACCACTCACTGCGCACCCCGCTGGTGTGGTGGCCCAGCAGGGGCACATTGGCCTGTACCAAAAAGGGGCGCCGCTCTTTGCGGATCAGCCCAATCACCTCGGCCAGCAGCTGGTAGCTGGCCTCAAAGTCTGCCCCGTCTACACGGCGGGTCTCCAGCCCCGGGAAGCCCTGCGCAAAACGGACGGCATCCATAGCCCGCATCTCGTCGCCACTGGCACTTATGCCCCAGTTGTTGTCTTGCACCAGGTAGAGGATGGGCAGCTGGTGCAGGATGGCCATCTGCATGGCCTCACTTACCTCGCCCTCGGTCATGGCCCCGTCTCCTATGCTGCACACCACCACAGGGGGGGTACTAGCATCCCAGCTGGCAGCGCCCTGCTGCTCCAGGTACTTGATGCCATGGGCGGCACCGGTGGCAGGGATGGCCTGCATGCCCGTAGCACTGCTCTGGTGGGGTATTTTGGGCCGATCCGCATCGCGCAGGCTGGGGTGCGCATAGTAGGTGCGCCCACCGCTAAAGGGGTCGTCGCGCTTGGCCAGCAGCTGTAGCATCAGCTCGTAGGGGGTTTTGCCTATGCCCAGCAGGATGCTCTCATCCCGATAGTAGGGGTACACAAAGTCGTGGGCCGCTAGCAGATAGGCACAGGCTAGCTGGATGGCCTCGTGCCCGCGGCTGGTGCTGTGCACATAGTGGGCCACGGCCCGGTTTTGGTCATACACCCGCGCCATTTCCTGCACATAGCTCATATGCTTCCAGGCGCGGAGGAGGGTTTCGCGGGGGATAGACACGGCTTGGAGACTAGACTGTGGCATGGGCTGGATAGGTTATCAGCTACGAAACTAACGATTGTTAGGTTTCGGGGCAAGCCGATGCGTAACGATCACCTTGACCAGGTGTAGCAGCGTGCACCGAAGAAAAAGCAAAAAACATCCGCCCAAAATTCACGATCCCCCTGGCGCGACTGTCTAAGCAGGATAATAACCCTAAAAAAATATCCATGAAAAAAATGATTCTCACCACCACACTCATTGCTGGCGGCCTGGGTGCTGCCTGGGCACAGCCACACCCGCAGGGCCAGGCACAGGCAAACAAGCCGGTTATCCTGATCATCCATGGCTTTCCGGGCAATGCCAGCGACTGGGAAGAAACAGCAGCGGCCCTATCCACACACTACCGCGTCCTTCTGCCCGACTTAGCCGGATTTGGTAAGCAGGAAGCCAGGGGGCTTAGCTTCGAACAGCTGTGGGTGGATAGCCAAGCCCAGAAACTGAAAAACCTGCTCGAGCAAGAGCAAGTAGAAAACCTGTACGTGCTGGCCCATGACTATGGCGTGCCGGTGGCTATCTCGCTTAGAGCCCTTATACCCAACCGGATACAGAAAATGGTGCTAACCGCAGGCAACCTCCTGAGCGCCCCCCCGCTGAACCTGATGATGAAAGCAACCAGCAAGCCCCTGGTGGGTGGGCCAGCCAGGGCACTCTTGTTTTCCGCCTTTTCAAACAACGCCATGCGCAAAATGGGCACCCGAAAGGGCAAACACTATCCCGTGAAGAACACTGCCCTGGAGCGCCAGGCCATCAAAACCATTTTTGGTACTGCCCTGGGAGACATGAAAGGCTATTTTATGCCCATAGAGCAGCAGGCCAGAAAGACAGACATTCCGGTACTGCTAATCTGGGGAGAAAAAGACCCCTTTTTCCCGATTGAGCACACACAGCGGATGCAGGCAGCACTACCCCAGGCGGACCTTACCACCTATGCCGGCGTGGGCCACTACTGCTACCTGGAAGAAAAAACTAAATTTACCGAGGATGTGCTAAATTTCTTTTCGAAATGACCGTACAAGAGGAACAAACACTGGTTAGGCAGGCGGTGGCGGGAAGCAAAGAGGCGGTGGAAAAGGTGGTAGTCTACCTGCAGGCCGATCTGTACAATCTATCCATTCGTTTCCTATTCGACACCGAGGAGGGAAAAGATGCCACCCAGGAGATCCTTATCCGGCTGATAACACGGCTTAGCACGTTTGAGCACAAAAGCAGGCTCAAGACCTGGGCCTGGCGGATCGCGAAAAACTACCTGATCAACTACAAGGAAAGTCGAAAAACCGCACAAAACGGCTTCTCTTTCGAAGCCTTCTCGGCCTACCTGCAGCAAGACTCGGCCCAGGATGCGTACGCCGGGCCGGATGGGCCGCTGCTGGAGCTAGAGGTCAAGCTATCGTGCTCTACGGCCCTACTACAGTGCCTATCGCGCGAGCAGAGAATCGCCTATCTACTGGGCGAGCTGTTTGAACTGGGCAGCGAAGAGGGGGCCTATGTAACGGATACTCGTCCGGAAAACTTCAGGAAGCGACTGTCTGTAGCAAGAGAGCGGATCCGGGGATTTATGCAAGACAACTGCGGCATTGTAAATCCGGACAGGGCATGCCGCTGCCAAAAGCGCATCCAGGCCGGCCTGGATAGCCAAAGAATAAAGCCCGGAAAACTAAACTTTGTAGGTGCACTATCGCAGGAGGAAACCGTAAGGCAGGTAGAGGGCCTGGCCAGCCTGGCCGCGCTGTACCACACCCAGCCCAAATACCAGGTACCCGGCGCGCTGCAAGATGCTGTAAGGGCGCTGATAGCGAGCCGAAAGTTTGATGTACTATCCTGAGGCCCCTGATCCAAAACCTGGGCATCCAATAAAGCAAAAGGCTATCCGTTTGGATAGCCTTTCTTTCTTTCAGTTGCGGTCCGGACGGGACTCGAACCCGCGACCCCATGCGTGACAGGCATGTATTCTAACCAACTGAACTACCGGACCGTCTTGGGAGGGACAAAGGTAGACAGGATTTTGTTTGAGGCAAATACCTGACTCCAAAAAAATGAAAAAAATTAGACTGTGGATGAAGTAAGCATCCGCCTGCCGCTGTGTTTATATCTGCCCGATAGGTACGGGCGCCCGCAAGAGAAAAAAAGGCGAACTTTGCGGGCTATGAAACCGAATGCTACCCCGGTCATCTCCTCTACGGTGAATAACACCCTGATTCTGTTTTTTGTCGGGCTGTTCTTTTTCATTGCACTGGCAGCCAATGTACTGGTAGACTTTGCATCGAATAGCCTGGTGGTAAAGGTGGTGGTGAGCGATAATATGACAAAAGCCGAGGCAAATGACTTCATCCAGCGGCTGATGAAAACCAGCTATGCAGAGCGGGCACAGTTTGTAAGCAAGGAGGAAGCCCTGCAGCGCTTCAAAGACAAGGCCGACCTGGCCGAGGTAATGGGCGAGAACAACCCACTGCCCGCCACCGTGGAGCTGTATGTAAAGAAGGAGTACCTGAATGAGGCCGACATGGAGGCCATCACCAAAAAACTGGTGCAAACCCCCGAGGTGTACGACGTGTATTACCCCCGCACCATGATTAAAAACGTGGTGGAAAACCGGGCGCTCTTTCAGGTACTGGCGGGCACCGTAGGGCTGATCCTCATTGTGGTGGCGTTTTTCCTCATCATGAATACCGTTCAGCTCGGCATTTACAGCAAGCGCATGATGATACGCAGCATGCAGCTGATAGGGGCCACTTCGCGCTATATCCGCGCGCCATTTTTGCGCTCGGGCATGCTGCAGGGGCTGGTGGCGGGCACCCTGGCCAGCGCACTCATTTTCGTGCTGCTGCAGGGGCTAGCCAGCTTTATGCCGGCTGCAGCCGTGCTTATTTACCGGCCCGAGGTATTCGCACTCTATTTTTGTCTTATTTTAGCGGGCGTGCTACTTGGATGGTTTAGCAGCACGGTGGCCGTAAATCGCTTCTTAAACAAGAATCTGGACGAAATTGTATGAGTAAAAAGACGAATGGCAAAAAGCCCCAGGTGCTGAAAACCCCCATCGGACAAAAAGCCACCCCCGGCCACACAGAGAAACGCGGCCACCGGAGCCCCGCCATGCAGCACATGCCCTTTGTGCGCGAGAACTTTGTGCACCTGGGCATTGGCATCGCCCTGCTCATCATTGGCTACCTGTTCATGAGCGACGACACCTTTACAGATGCGGCCGAATTCAGCACAGCCCTGTACATAGCACCCTTCTTTACCATCGGGGGCTATGTATACATCCTCTTTGCCATCCTGCGCGGCCACCGGAAACGCATAGGAGGCAGGGGCCAGAACGAGCAGCAAGAAAACTAGACCCAGGGTATTTATGTCCGTACTTGAGGCATTCCTGCTCGGTATCCTGCAGGGACTAACCGAATTTCTGCCCGTCAGCAGCTCTGGCCACCTGGAGCTGGGCAAGGTGTGGCTGGATGTATCGAACGCCAACGACACCACCTTCACCGTAGTGGCACATGCCGGCACCGCCCTTAGCACAATCATCGTCTTCTGGGATAGGGTAAAGCAGTTGCTGCTGGCACCCTTCCACAGCCGAAAGAGCGAGAGTTTCCAGTACCTCCTGTTTGTGCTGATAGCGGCCGTACCGGTGGTGGTGCTGGGCCTGCTGGCCCGGGATGCGGTGGATGCCCTATTTAATGGCAACCTGCTGCTGGTAGGCAGCTGCCTGCTGGTTACCTCCGGCCTGCTCTTCTTTGCCAGCCGGGCCCGCGACCGGGGTGGAGAGGTCACGGGCCGCAGCGCCTGGATTATCGGCCTGGCGCAGGCCGTAGCCGTACTGCCGGGCATTAGCCGCAGCGGCGCTACCATCAGCACTGCACTCATGCTGGGCATACGGCGAGACCGAGCCGCACGCTTCAGCTTTCTCATCGTGCTCATCCCCATATTCGGGGTAATGGGGCTGGATGGCCTAAAGCTAGCCACCGGGGCCGAAACGCTGAAACTAGGCTGGGCACCCCTGCTTACTGGCTTTATTACCAGTTTCTTCGTAGGCCTGCTAGCCTGCCGCTGGATGGTGAGGATTGTGCAGCGGGGGGGGCTAGTGCCTTTTTCGCTCTACTGCCTGCTGGTAGGGCTTGTCACGCTCTATTTCGGCTTCGCAGGCTAGGGGGGGGTACATGAGCAGGACAGCCGATAAACCCGACTACGCCGCCGGTGCAGTCATCCTGATAGACAAACCCACGGGCTGGACCAGTTTCGACGTAGTGGCCAAGCTGCGCAATGGACTGAAGGTAAAAAAGATTGGGCATGCAGGAACATTGGACCCACTAGCCACAGGCCTCCTCATCCTGTGCACAGGGGCTTATACCAAGCGCATACAGGAAATACAGGACGCAGATAAAACCTACATCGCCGAAATCACCTTTGGCGCTACAACAGACACCTACGATGCGGAGGGCAGCCTAACCCCCGGCCAAGACCCCGCCGGCCTGACTGAGGAAAAAGTAAAAGAGGCCCTACAAGCGTTTGTAGGACCGATCCTACAGATGCCCCCTGCCTTCTCGGCCCTGAAGGTAAAGGGGAAACGAGCCTACGAGCTGGCCCGTGCGGGCCAAACACCCGAGCTGAAAGCCCGAGCCATACACATACACAGCCTGGAGCTAAGCCACTGGGCGGGGCCGGTGGCAGTGGTGCAGGTGCAGTGTAGCAAGGGTACCTATATACGCAGCCTGGCGCACGACCTGGGGCAGGCCCTGGGCACCGGTGCCTACCTGAGCGGCCTACGGCGCACCGCCATAGGCACCTATAGCGTGGCGCAGGCCCTAAGCCCGGAGGCCTACCTGGCCCGGTTTGGGGCACAGGCCCGGACCGACCTGTAGTAGGCGGGGCTTTACCATCCCCCATCTTCCAGCAGCCCAGCCCGGGGCGAAAACAAAAAGGCCCGGCTATGCGCCAGGCCTCTCTATTGTTTCGCGGGGTGGAACCAGGCTAGGATACCAGTGCGCCCTCTATCTTCTTTTTCAGCACAGGCTTGGGCGCAGCGCCTACCTGTTTGTCTATCATTTCGCCGCCCTTAAACAGCATCAAGGTCGGGATGGAAGTAATGCGGAAATGCTGGCTGATGGCGGGATTCGCATCCACGTCCAGCTTGCCAATTACCACGGTACCCTTGTACTCATCGGCCAACTCCTCCAGGGCGGGGGCTATTGCCAGGCAGGGGCCGCACCACTGTGCCCAGAAGTCTACAAAAACGGGTTTTTCGCTCTTCAGTACAAGTTCCTCGAAGTTTGCGTCGGTCAATTCTACAGTGTGTTGTCCCATTTTACTTAAGATTATAACGAATATTGAGATGATCCAGAGAATTCAGCAGCTCGCTACTGGCCCGCACTTTTAGCTGGTGCGCGTGTAGCTGCAGGGGGCCTTTTATGTCGCTGTCAAATATAACGAACTCAACAGGCTTATCCCCCTTAAAGTTCTCAAAAAGTTGAATTAGTTGCATACTGAAACTGGTATTGATTTGCTCGAGCGACAGCTGTAGTTCCAGCAGCTTCACCTTTCGTTCCAGCAGGCCCTCCAGGCGGCTCACGTCTTTTACTTTCAGCTCATACTCTTCACTGTTGTAGTAGCGGCTTTCCCACAGGGCCTCCACCAGCACGCAGTTGTTTATGCTTAGGGCACCCTTTATCTTGTCGTAGGCATCGCCAAAGACGGTAAACTCCCTGCTACCGCTAAAGTCCTCGAGCACAAAGGAGCCGAAGGTATTGCCCTTTTTGCTGGTGCGCTCTCGTGCGGCGGTAATGATGCCCGCCAGTAGCACTTTTCCGCCATTGGCCTCCTCGGGCAGGGTGGCTATCTCGGTGGCCTTGGCTGCCAGGATCTCGGCGCGAAAGCTATCCAGCGGATGGCCGCTGAGGTAGAAGCCGATGACATCCTTTTCTCGGTTGAGCTGCTCCATGGTGCCCCAGGCCTCTCGCTGTGGCAGGATAGGCTCCATAGCCTCGGGGAGGCCAGTGCCAGTGGCATTACCACCACCAAAGAGGCTGGTCTGTGCACTACTCTTTTGTGCCTGCACGCGGTTGCCATAGGTGGCTACCAACTCGGCCCCGCTCATCTCGGCATCTTTCTCATTGGCCTTGAAAAACTGGGCCCGGTGCACGCCCGAAAAGCAGTCTAGCGCCCCGGCCATGGCCAGGGCCTCCAGCACGCGGCGTCCGCCCAGGCGCTTGGGGTCTACACGCGCGGCCAGGTCGAATACCGAGGCATAGGCACCGCCTTCCTTTCGGGCCTCTACAATGGCCTCGCAGGGCCCCTCGCCCACCCCCTTGATGGCACCCAGGCCGAAACGGATGGTCTGATCATCCTGCACGCTGAAGCGAATAACGCTGTGGTTTACACTAGGGGGTAGCACCTGGATGCCCATCCGGCGGCACTCTTCCATAAAGAAGGTAATCTTGTCAGTATTATCCAGGTTATGGCTCAGGATGGCTGCCATATACTCAGCCGGATAATTGGCCTTCAGGTAGGCGGTACGAAAAGCCAGGATGGAGTAAGCCGCGGCGTGGCTTTTGTTGAAGCCATAGCCGGCAAACTTGGCCATGATGTCGAACACCTCTCCGGCTTTATCAGCATCGGCGGTGCCCTGCTGTGCACAGCCTGCTATGAAGCTGGTGCGCTCCTGGGCCATCACCTCCGCTTTTTTCTTGCCCATGGCCCGGCGCAGCAGGTCGGCCTGGCCCAGGCTATAGCCCGCCATGGCCTGGGCGCACTGCATTACCTGCTCCTGATACACCATAATGCCATAGGTCATATTCAGGATAGGCTCCAGGCGCGGGTGGGGATACTCCACGGGGTCTATGCCATTTTTGCGATTTATGAAGAGAGGTATGTAGTCCATTGGCCCCGGTCGGTACAGGGCATTCATGGCTATCAGGTCTTCGATGTTGGTGGGCTTCAGCTGGCGCAGGTACTTGCGCATGCCGTCGCTCTCAAACTGGAAGGTGCCTACGGTGTCTCCCTGCTGGTACAGTTCGTAGGTTTTGGCATCATCCAGGGGGATGTGGTCTGCATCTATGTCTTTTCCGTGCCGCTCCTTTATCAGCCTACAGGCTGTTTTGATGATCGAGAGCGTTTTCAGGCCCAGGAAGTCCATTTTCAGCAGTCCGGCGGCCTCGGCCATGGGGCCTTCGTACTGGGTGGTTACCACATTGTCTCGCGTGCTCATGGCCACGGGCGCATAGTCGCTGATGGTGCCTGGCGCTATAATGACCCCGGCAGCGTGTATGCCTGTCTGGCGTGTGGTTCCCTCCAGCGTCAGGGCATAGCGCATCATCTTTTGCACAGCGGGGTCGGGGCTTTCCAGGGCTTCTTTCAGGTGGCCATAGTGGTCGGGGTTGTCTTCGCGGGTTAGCGCTTTGGCAAAGGTGATGCCCGGGCGCTCGGGTATGTACTTGGCTATCTTGTTCACCTCGGCCAGGGGCACACCCAGCACGCGGCCCACATCGCGCAGGGCGGTCTTGGCCCCCATGGTACCGTAGGTGATGATCTGGCTCACGCTCTGCTGGCCATACTTTTCTACCACAAAGTCGATAACCTGCTGGCGGCCCTCGTCGTCAAAGTCCATATCGATATCCGGCGGGCTTACCCGCTCGGGGTTCAGGAAGCGCTCGAATAGCAGCTGGTACTGCAGCGGGTCTACGTCTATTATGCCAGTGGCATAGGCCACCACACTGCCTGCGGCACTACCCCGCCCGGGGCCTACCATTACCCCCCGCCTGCGGGCTTCGTTGGTTATCTCCTGTACGATGAGGAAGTAGCCGGCAAAGCCCATCTTCTGGATGATGGCCAGCTCGGTGTCTATGCGGTCGGCAATGTCGGTACGTAGCTCGCCGTACTTTTTGCGGGCACCCAGCAGGCTTAGGTGCCGCAGGTAGGCATCCATATCGGCATACTCCGGGGGTATCTGGTACACCGGCATCAGCAGCTTTCCGCCCAGGTCCAGGTTCAGGCTGCAGCTGTCGCTCAGGCGCAGGGTGTTCTCCAGTGCCTCGGGCACATCGGGGAAGAGGGCGGCCATTTCTTCTGCCCCTTTCAGGTAGAAGTTGGGGTTCAGGCTGCGGTCGTCATCACTTACGGTAAAGCGGAATCGGTTTGGGTCGTTGTAGTCGCTACCGGTCTGCAGGGCCAGCAGCAGGTCGTGGGCCTCGGCGTCCTGCTTTTCCACATAGTGTACATCGTTGGTACACAGCATGGGTACGTTGTACTTTGCGGCCCATTTTTTCAGCACGGCATTGCACTGGTGCTGCTGGGGTATGCCGTGGTCTTGTAGTTCTATGTAATAGTCGCTGCCAAATAGGTCCAGGTACCAGCGAAACACCGCCTCTGCGGCCTCCTCGCCCTGGTTCAGCAGGGTCTGGTTTATCTCGCTGGCCAGGCAGCAGGTGGTGGCTATCAGCCCCTGGTGGTGCCGCGCCAGTAGTTCTCGGTCTATGCGGGGGTTGTAGTTATAGCCCTCTGTAAAGCCCAGGCTGCTCAGCTTGCACAGGTTGTGGTAGCCTGTTTCGTCTTTGGCAAACAGGATCTGGTGGTAGGTGTAGTTGCCATTGGGGTTATGCTTGGTGTGCTTGGGCTCATGCAGGCTCTTGGCAGCCAGGTAAAACTCGCTGCCCACAATGGGCTTGATGCCTTCGGCCCGGCAGGCCAGCACAAAATCGGGCACGCCGTACATATTGCCGTGGTCGCTGATGCCCAGGGCGGGCATGCCACAGGCGCAGGCTTTTTTTACCAGCTTTTTTATTTTGCCGGCCCCGTCCAGCATGCTGTAGTCGGTGTGGTTGTGCAGCGATACGTATTGCATCTCGTAAAATTAGGGGTCAGCGGCCCAGCTTGCAATCTGGCCCGGATCAATTCAAACAAACAAACGGCTGCCCGGCTTTCAACAAAAAACCTGCGGGCATTTATGCCAGATATGCAGCAGTGGGGGGCAATCCCGCCCGGGGCTAGCCGCAGGCAGAGCGTGCGTCCGTATACGCCTTAGGAGAATTGCCGCAGGGCCTCTTCTATTTCCTGAAACGTGTTCATCACAAAAGGGCCATAACTGGCAATGGGCTCCTGTATGGGGCGTCCGGCCAGGAAGAGCAACTGGCAGTCTGTTTCGGCGCGGATCTCCACCTGGGCGGCTTCATCCGCATACAGGGCCAGGTCATAGGCCTCCAGGCTTTCGCCCGCACTCTGCACCCTGCCCTCCAGCACGTACAGTTGGGCCGTGTAGCCGTCGGGCAGGCTCAGGGCTATCTGTGCGTGGGGCCGGGCCAGCAGGTGGGCTATTACCACGGGGGTCTTTACGGGCGCTGGGCCGTCCAGGCCATTCAGCTGGCCAGCCAGCAGGCGCAGGGTGTAGTCGGCAGTGCTTTGCTCCGGCACATCGGCACGCTGGTAGGCACTATATTCGGGTGGGTCTTGCTTGTTGGCAGCGGGCAGGTTCACCCACAGCTGCACCCCGTGTATGCGGCCTGTTTCCCGGCTTGGGCCTATCTCCTCTGCATGCCAGATGCCACCGGCGGCATTTACCCACTGGG
Above is a genomic segment from Bacteroidota bacterium containing:
- a CDS encoding pirin family protein; protein product: MRKISGIIHAQLSEVAPGVQVRRPLPAPGLRHADPFLLLDHFGPEVPRQPNRIPRHPHKGFQPITLVFEGAIRHTDSLGNDTTVHDGGTQWVNAAGGIWHAEEIGPSRETGRIHGVQLWVNLPAANKQDPPEYSAYQRADVPEQSTADYTLRLLAGQLNGLDGPAPVKTPVVIAHLLARPHAQIALSLPDGYTAQLYVLEGRVQSAGESLEAYDLALYADEAAQVEIRAETDCQLLFLAGRPIQEPIASYGPFVMNTFQEIEEALRQFS